Proteins from a single region of Gordonia hongkongensis:
- a CDS encoding replication-associated recombination protein A: protein MDGLFDPPDDPRAGSDGHGNAGGLTAPPAPTAPLAVRMRPQTLDEIVGQQHLLGTGSPLRRLISGSGAASVLLYGPPGTGKTTMASLIARATGGRFEALSALSAGVKEVRAVIDVARRRLIGDGKNGGQQTVLFIDEVHRFSKTQQDALLDAVENRIVLLVAATTENPSFSVVAPLLSRSLVLQLRSLTDADIREVLTRAVADPRGLDGKVEVTDAAYDHLVAVSGGDARRALTALEASADATDRIDLADVETAIDRAAVRYDRDGDQHYDVTSAFIKSIRGSDVDAAVHYLARMIAAGEDPRFIARRLMIHASEDIGMADPTALQTAVAAAQVVNLVGMPEAKLALTQATIHLATAPKSAGVVSAIGAALADVGSGKAGAVPAHLRDSHYPGAKKLGSGVAYRYPHDDPDGVVPQQYPPDDLVGRDYYEPTDHGLEREIGPRVAKLRSIVRGAVSRRRSR, encoded by the coding sequence GTGGACGGACTGTTCGACCCACCCGACGATCCTCGGGCCGGCTCCGACGGGCATGGCAACGCCGGTGGTCTCACCGCACCACCGGCCCCGACCGCACCCCTGGCGGTCCGCATGCGGCCGCAGACCCTCGACGAGATCGTCGGACAGCAGCACCTGCTTGGTACCGGTTCGCCGCTGCGCAGGCTGATCAGTGGCTCGGGCGCGGCGTCGGTGCTGCTCTACGGGCCGCCCGGAACCGGCAAGACCACCATGGCCTCGCTCATCGCGCGCGCCACCGGCGGCCGCTTCGAGGCCCTGTCCGCGCTGTCGGCGGGGGTCAAGGAGGTGCGCGCGGTCATCGACGTGGCCCGGCGCCGGCTCATCGGTGACGGCAAGAACGGCGGTCAGCAGACGGTCCTGTTCATCGACGAGGTCCATCGGTTCTCGAAGACCCAGCAGGACGCGTTGCTCGACGCCGTGGAGAACCGGATCGTGCTGCTCGTCGCGGCCACGACCGAGAACCCGTCGTTCTCGGTGGTCGCGCCGCTGCTGTCCCGGTCGCTGGTCCTGCAGCTGCGGTCGCTGACCGATGCCGACATCCGGGAGGTGCTGACTCGTGCGGTCGCCGACCCGCGTGGGCTCGACGGCAAGGTCGAGGTGACCGACGCCGCCTACGACCACCTCGTCGCGGTGTCCGGTGGGGACGCGCGCCGGGCGCTGACCGCGCTGGAGGCCAGCGCCGACGCCACCGACCGGATCGACCTCGCCGATGTGGAGACCGCGATCGACCGCGCCGCCGTCCGGTACGACCGGGACGGCGACCAGCACTACGACGTGACGAGTGCTTTCATCAAGTCCATCCGGGGTTCCGACGTCGACGCCGCCGTCCACTATCTCGCCCGCATGATCGCGGCCGGGGAGGACCCGCGGTTCATCGCGCGGCGCCTCATGATCCACGCCAGCGAGGACATCGGCATGGCCGACCCGACGGCCCTGCAGACCGCGGTCGCGGCCGCTCAGGTCGTGAACCTCGTCGGGATGCCGGAGGCCAAACTCGCGCTCACACAGGCCACCATCCACCTCGCGACGGCACCGAAGTCGGCGGGCGTGGTGTCGGCGATCGGCGCGGCCCTCGCCGATGTCGGGTCGGGCAAGGCCGGCGCGGTTCCGGCCCATCTGCGTGACAGTCACTATCCGGGGGCCAAGAAGCTCGGTAGCGGTGTCGCATACCGATATCCGCACGATGATCCCGACGGGGTTGTGCCGCAACAGTATCCGCCCGACGACCTGGTCGGCCGGGACTACTACGAGCCCACCGACCATGGGCTGGAACGCGAAATCGGGCCGCGGGTCGCGAAGTTGCGATCGATCGTGCGTGGCGCGGTGTCGCGGCGCCGGTCGCGCTGA
- a CDS encoding transglutaminase family protein codes for MSTRVYRVLHRTSYTYDDDVSSSYGRCHLTPRDLPGQRVHSTSVEIDPEPDDRSTGLDVYGNHDSYFHVRTAHRELTVTARSVVEVDPVDPGVLLSPAARGPWEQARPCVVDGRDSALAAEFVLDLDPPEITPAVRDYAAGIFTPGRPLVESVIDLTSRIFTDFTYRSGSTAISTRVDTVLQRREGVCQDFARIAIACLRSQGLAARYESGYLATEPPPGKEKVFGADASHAWAAVWMPDGRWLSFDPTNDKLVDERHVTLAWGRDYDDVPPLRGVIYTDSTKSRIDVSVDVRPTDDLTAG; via the coding sequence GTGAGCACGCGCGTCTACCGTGTGCTGCACCGGACCAGCTACACCTACGACGACGACGTGTCGTCCTCGTACGGGCGCTGCCATCTGACCCCGCGCGACCTGCCCGGCCAGCGCGTGCACTCGACGTCGGTCGAGATCGACCCCGAACCCGACGACCGGTCGACGGGGCTCGACGTCTACGGCAACCACGACAGCTATTTCCATGTCCGGACCGCGCACCGCGAGCTGACCGTGACCGCGCGGTCGGTGGTCGAGGTGGATCCCGTGGACCCGGGCGTCCTCCTCAGTCCGGCGGCCCGGGGTCCGTGGGAACAGGCGCGACCGTGCGTGGTGGACGGGCGGGACAGTGCCCTGGCTGCCGAGTTCGTCCTCGATCTCGACCCGCCGGAGATCACCCCCGCGGTGCGCGACTACGCCGCCGGCATCTTCACGCCCGGCCGGCCGCTGGTGGAGTCGGTCATCGATCTGACCTCGCGCATCTTCACCGACTTCACCTACCGGTCCGGGTCGACGGCCATCTCCACCCGGGTCGACACCGTCCTGCAGCGTCGCGAGGGTGTCTGCCAGGACTTCGCCCGGATCGCGATCGCCTGTCTGCGGTCACAGGGTCTCGCCGCGCGGTACGAGTCGGGATATCTCGCGACCGAGCCGCCGCCCGGCAAGGAAAAGGTCTTCGGTGCCGACGCCAGTCACGCCTGGGCGGCCGTCTGGATGCCCGACGGCCGCTGGCTGTCGTTCGATCCGACCAACGACAAGCTGGTCGACGAACGCCACGTCACACTGGCGTGGGGGCGGGATTACGACGACGTGCCGCCTCTCCGAGGGGTCATCTACACCGATTCCACGAAGAGCCGGATCGACGTGTCGGTCGACGTCCGGCCGACAGATGACCTCACCGCGGGCTGA